In Nocardioides sp. JS614, the sequence GACGCGGTGCGGTCGCTCGGCCCGACCCGCCGGATCGCGCACGTCACCGACGTCTTCCTGCCGCGGCTCGGCGGGATCGAGACCCACGTCGACGACCTCGTCCGACACCAGCGGGCAACCGGGCTCGACGCCCACGTCCTAACCCCCACCCCTGGCAACGGCCCCGACCCGGCATGGGTGCGCCGGATGCCCGCCGTCGTCGCGCGCGGCACCGTCACCGAGTACGACACCATCCACGTCCACATCTCCATGTGGTCGCCCTACGGGATCGCGGTCGCTCGCGCCGCGATGGCCGCCGGGATGCCCACCCTCATCACCGTGCACTCGATGTGGGCCGGCGCCGGCGGACTCCTCCGGCTCATCGCGCTCGCCGGCCTCCGACGCTGGCCCGTCGCCTGGTCCGCGGTCAGCGGAGCCGCCGCCGAAGCATTCCGACGCTCGCTGAACGGAGCCGAGGTAGCGGTGCTACCCAACGCGATCGATATCGACTCCTGGCGACCGCGTCCGGCCCCCATCGCTCGGCGCGAGCCGCAGGCCGCTGAGGGGCCGCTCACCGTGGTGAGCGTGATGCGCCTGATGCCGCGCAAACGACCCCTCCAACTGCTCGACATGTTCGAGCGGATCCGCGCACTCACTCCGAACGACGATGTTCGGCTGGTCATCGTCGGTGACGGCCCGCTCCACAGACGGCTGCAACGCGCGGTGCGCCGACGCGGCCTCGACGAGCGCGTGCGGATCACCGGGCGCATCCCTCGACACCAGGTGCTCGAGGAGCTACAGGCCGCCTCGCTGTACGTCGCACCCGCCCCCAAGGAATCCTTCGGAATCGCCGCACTCGAAGCACGCTGCGCCGGCCTGCCCGTCGTCGCACACCGCCGCAGCGGCGTCGGCGAGTTCGTCCGCGACCGCGTCGACGGCATCCTGGTCGCCAACGACACCGAGATGGTCGTCGCGATCGCCGACCTGGTGCGCGACCCGAGCCTCCGCAACCGGTTCACCGCGCACAACCGACGCGTCGCCCCGAAGCTCGACTGGAGCGACATTCTCCGGCAAACCGATGCGCTCTACCTGAAGGCCGCCAGCCGCGCCGTTCTCTTGACCCAAGAAATTGCCGCGCCGGTGCCAGTGATGGCGGAAGCCTGAGCTCACCATGGCCACCATCGTCTCCCTGCACGCCCACCCCGACGACGAGGCACTCCTGACCGGCGGCTGGTTGGCCCAACGAGCCGCCGCCGGCGACCGCGTCGTGCTCGTGTTCGCGACAGACGGCGACGCCGGGCTCACCGCCGCGACCCGCGCCCCGGGGGCCCTCGGGCAGACCCGGCGCCGCGAGGCTGCCGCCTCCGCGAGAGCTGTCGGAGCAGCGCGCATCGCCTGGCTCGGCTACGCCGACTCCGGCATGGCCAACGCACCCACGACCGGCCAAGGCCGGCTGGTCGACACACCCGTCACGGAACTGGCCCAAGCAGTCGCGACGATCCTCAACGAGGAGAACGCCGACATCCTCACCGGCTACGACGCCAACGGCGGCTACGGACACCCCGACCACATCCAAGTCCACCGGATCGCCCGCGCCGCACAGCAGTTCGCCAACCGCCGTCCGCTGCTTCTCGAAGCCACCCTCGACAGGACATGGCTGGTGCGCATCCTCCGCCTCGTCCGACCCCTCGGACGGCTGCTCCCCGGCCTCACCATCCCCGGCAACGACATCTACACCCCTCGCACAGGCATCTCCCACTCGATCGATATCCGCAACCACCTCGAAGCAAAGCGCGCAGCGCTGGCAGCCCACGCATCCCAAACCAGCGGCGGCGTCCGCACCATCAGCCTCATCCTCGCCATGCCGCGACCGCTGGGCCGCCGACTGCTCGGGACCGAATGGTTCCACGCGGTCCTGTAGGACCGTCTTGATTGGGGACCTACAACCTGACGTCCGTGCGTCACGGTCGCCTTGTCTATGGGAGCGACGTTGCCTGGCAAGCCGGCCATTGAGTCACTTGGGGCCTCGGACCGGCAGCCGGCTCTCGTGAGGATTTCAAGATTTTTCGGTTTGTGAGCCATCCGGTGAGGCAGTTGGTGAGCGTGTCGGTGAGGACCGTCTTCTTCCGTGGAGTTCCGCCTGGATCCACGGAAAGGAACTCCGCCGATGCCTTCGATCACGCAAGCGGGCATCACGCCCCGCGAACTCGACGACCTCGTCGACGGCGAGCGCTGGCGAGCGTGGTGCCGCGCCCGACCCGAACTCGAAGCCTTCGACTCGCTGGCCAATATCAGGCGCCTGAGGGGCGCGGCCGAGGACCAGGCGCTCGGCGCCCTCCTTTGGCTGGGAGCGGCCGAGGGAGGCGACGACCAGCTCGCGGCTGTCGCGGTGCTCCACCAACTCGGCGCCTCCATCCGGATCATCGCCAGGCACTTCTGGTACGCCGCCGACGGCGAGGCGGACGGCATCGTCGCGGGCGCCATGTGGGAGCAGATCCGTGCCTACGACTGGCGTGAGCGAACTGGGCGCCATGCGCAGGCGATCCACCACGCGACCAGGAAGTCGGTGCGCTCGGCGTTGCTTCGCGACCCCTCCCGGTGGCAGACGCGAGGGGTGATCCCGCTCAACCCCCAGTCGTGGCTCTTCGAAGCAGTGATGGAGCGACAGATCGGGGCGGAGCTCCAGGTGACCGACCTCGGGCCCCAGGATGAGCTGCAGGCGCTCCTCTGCTGGTCCCTACGGACCGGCGTCCTCGGTGACGACGAAGTCGCACTGCTCACGGAGCTTCTCGACGCCGACCGGGACAACCCCCGCATCACGAAGTGGATGCGGGGAGCCTGCTCGACTTTGGCAGTGGAACGGGCGGCGTCGGCGCGCGGCGTCTGCGCCAAGTCCGTGACCCGGGCCCGTGATCGAGCCATCGCGAAACTCCGCGTGGCAGCCCCGAACTTCCTCGACGAGGTCGCGTGATGACTGTCCACTCCACCCCCGTTGGCGCGCTTGAAGGGGACATGAAGACCTGCCCTTCCCCAGAGACGCTCCCGATCGAGGCCGGCGACGTCGAATGGGTCGCCGACCTGTTCGACACGCTTCGCGCAGGTGACATCGACGCCATCGTCGATCGCCTCGACGAGGTGGCTCGGCTCGCCCGCAAGTCCGCCAAGGCACGTCGCATGTTGGGCACGGTCGATCCGAGATTGCTCAGCCAGGGGCTCGCGCTCCACCGGGTCAGGGGCGAGGCGTCCCGATGAATGCCGTCACCGAGCCTGTCGCCCTCGCCGATCTCGTGGCCGCAGTACGCCGCCAACTGGCAAGCGCAGCCCCTCCGACCTGGATGGCGACCTCACTCCTGGGAGCGAGCACGAGCGTGCGCGGTGCTCACCAAGGCGCTGGAGCCAGCACAGTGTCAGTTGCCCTGGCCGAGGCGCTCGCTGAGAACGGTGACGCCGGCGGCGCCACGATCGTCGACCTCACTGACGACGAGTCGTTCGGTGCCTGCGCGACGATCGAGGCACGTGCCGACGTCGGGCTACGAGGATGGTCCGGCGGTCGTCGAGGCAAGGTCCGGGTCGTGCGTCCCACCTGCGGTGTCGCCGATGCCGACGCCATTCCGGGCAGCGTCGTCGTGGACACCGGCGAGTGCGGCTGGCCCGAGCGGTCTGACGTGCTGGTCATGCGGGCGACCATCCCCAGCGTCCTTCGCGCCGAGCGGGTGCTCGACACTTCGTCGGCGTACGCGGTCGCCGTCGTCGCCGCAAACAAGTGGCCCTCGACCGTACGAGCCTCCCGTGGACCACGGCTCATGGCCGCCGAGGCTGAGAACCGGGTCGTGTTCTTCCCGCGCGAGGCCGAACTCGAGATCAACGGGTTGTCGGCCGATGACCTGCCCGCGAGCACGCGCCGCTCGGCCATCCGCCTGCGCGAGCTCCTGGACCGCGAGGAGCGGGACGAGATCGGAGCCAGCGCATGATCCTTCAAGCCATCAACGACGTCTGCGCCCAGGCGCCGACCGGCATCGACCGGTACGCCGACATGCTGCTCGGCTGGGTGAAGTACGGCGTGGCGGCCGTCATCATCGCCGGCGGGTTCGTGTCGATCGGCGCGCTGGTCGTCGGCAAGCTCGGCAGCATGTCCCGGGCCGCCCAACTGGGCGCGTCCGGCCTCATCTACTCCGTCCTGGCTGCCGTCGGCTACGTGACGATCTACGGCATCCTCAACGCGATCGTCGGGAACTGCTGATGTCCGCGCGCAACGCAGCTGCACGGATGCTGTCCGGGCCGGACGAGTGGAACCGGCGGCGCCTACAGGTCCTTCTCGTCGTCGCGGTGAGCATCATGGCCGCGGTCGTCGGCGGGATCGTTTGGTCAATCATCGAGCTGCTCCACGGCGACCAAGGCTCGACGCAAGCCGAGACTGCTGAGCGCGCACCCGCAGATCAAGCCTGGGGCGATACGTCGCTGGATGGTGCGCAGCCGGGCACGCTGTCGAGGGGATCGACCGGCGTCATCCACATCCCGCAGCCCCGCTCCCTCGGAGAGGCGCAGGTCGGCACGACGTTCCCGAGGTCGCCGGAGGGTGCACTGGCGCAGTTGATCGCGATCGACCGCCGAGCGATCGAGTCCGGATCTGTCGTGACGGCGCAGGACGTCATCTCAGCCTGGGCGGCTCCCGGAGGCCCGACCCCAGACTCGTGGTCGGGTGTCGCCGCGGTCCAGTCGTTGCTCGAGTCCGCCGGCCTCCCCGCGAATGGGTCGACCGAGCTGGCCATCCAGCTCGAACCGGCCATGGGCCTGGTCCAGGACGAAACGCCGACCGTCTGCGTCGACTTCATCCTCACTGTCACGGTGCGAGGCGGGCAGCCGGCCCGGATCGCGGCGGCCGACTGCCAGCACATGACCTGGATGGGCGACCGGTGG encodes:
- a CDS encoding glycosyltransferase, translated to MTGTYAAEHSPDALAGAALSPARRSQMWGRLRFLGSWILALILVAVALPRTVDVSWHGLLPALRAVHWPALLALVALWLLGLFVHSFVLTAAAPALTHRRALTLNVTGSAVANVVPLGGAAGVELNRRMMKAWGIDTRAFAGYTFLTNLWDVASKLLLPMIGVIALVHAGETITPQLKTASVLAGIAFLGLAAFATVLLLSPRGTAQLGHGIEQTLRFGLRLIGRDRALDLAGRLNDVRSECAGLVASGWVRMTAGITGYVALQWLLLGFCLQLTGAGTTWPEVLAGFAVERLFTIVPLTPGGVGVADLGLVGVLLTLGGDPAGVTAAAVLYRLFVFAVEIPVGGGVLGIWFLAQRRTPARPQDAVRSLGPTRRIAHVTDVFLPRLGGIETHVDDLVRHQRATGLDAHVLTPTPGNGPDPAWVRRMPAVVARGTVTEYDTIHVHISMWSPYGIAVARAAMAAGMPTLITVHSMWAGAGGLLRLIALAGLRRWPVAWSAVSGAAAEAFRRSLNGAEVAVLPNAIDIDSWRPRPAPIARREPQAAEGPLTVVSVMRLMPRKRPLQLLDMFERIRALTPNDDVRLVIVGDGPLHRRLQRAVRRRGLDERVRITGRIPRHQVLEELQAASLYVAPAPKESFGIAALEARCAGLPVVAHRRSGVGEFVRDRVDGILVANDTEMVVAIADLVRDPSLRNRFTAHNRRVAPKLDWSDILRQTDALYLKAASRAVLLTQEIAAPVPVMAEA
- a CDS encoding PIG-L family deacetylase; translation: MATIVSLHAHPDDEALLTGGWLAQRAAAGDRVVLVFATDGDAGLTAATRAPGALGQTRRREAAASARAVGAARIAWLGYADSGMANAPTTGQGRLVDTPVTELAQAVATILNEENADILTGYDANGGYGHPDHIQVHRIARAAQQFANRRPLLLEATLDRTWLVRILRLVRPLGRLLPGLTIPGNDIYTPRTGISHSIDIRNHLEAKRAALAAHASQTSGGVRTISLILAMPRPLGRRLLGTEWFHAVL